One stretch of Sardina pilchardus chromosome 17, fSarPil1.1, whole genome shotgun sequence DNA includes these proteins:
- the spi2 gene encoding transcription factor Spi-B, with protein sequence MTFQTSSSACMTDLEVILEFLDEHYRQEALEQHKVGDPMLSLPHVLFAEEQGLGQLHAYNHIGSGHLTPVTMLENEQEQGFIDDVHSQPAESKCCPSIVQDTLKAIASPQMWQTPPPLSSIAEKALQPCPAGIRLPVLPHLPTAAAAVAAAATPGRFDKSPRVSATPAPRGRKLRLFHFLFEMLENPEMAHCVAWVPSASAGVFSFSSQNKERVAELWGRRKGNRRPMTYQKMSRALRNYAHSGEIVKVKRKLTYRFNCATLRFLRSQRGSDSATAAQYNQAHQL encoded by the exons ATG ACTTTTCAGACATCCTCATCTGCATGCATGACGGACCTTGAAGTAATTCTCGAGTTTCTAGACGAACATTACCGACAAGAAGCACTGGAGCAACATAAAG TTGGAGACCCCATGCTGTCTCTCCCCCATGTTTTGTTTGCGGAGGAGCAGGGACTTGGCCAATTGCACGCTTATAACCACATAGGTTCAGGCCACCTGACACCAGTCACCATGCTCGAGAACGAACAG GAACAGGGCTTCATAGACGACGTCCACTCACAGCCAGCGGAATCCAAATGTTGCCCGTCCATCGTCCAGGACACACTGAAGGCCATCGCGTCCCCGCAAATGTGGCAAACTCCACCCCCTCTCAGCTCCATCGCGGAAAAAGCCCTCCAGCCGTGCCCAGCTGGGATTCGTCTACCTGTCCTCCCTCACCtgcccaccgccgccgccgccgtcgctgCTGCCGCCACACCTGGAAGATTTGACAAGTCACCGCGGGTCAGCGCCACACCTGCACCGAGAG GAAGGAAGCTCCGTCTTTTCCACTTCCTGTTCGAGATGCTGGAGAATCCAGAGATGGCCCACTGTGTGGCCTGGGTGCCCTCGGCGTCCGCGGGGGTGTTCTCCTTCTCTTCGCAGAACAAGGAGCGCGTCGCCGAGCTTTGGGGCCGACGGAAGGGCAACCGGCGGCCCATGACCTACCAGAAAATGTCACGGGCTCTGCGCAATTACGCGCATTCGGGAGAGATCGTCAAAGTCAAAAGGAAGTTGACATATCGGTTCAACTGTGCCACACTTCGCTTCCTCCGCAGCCAGCGCGGATCAGACAGCGCGACAGCAGCACAGTATAATCAAGCGCACCAACTATAG
- the spic gene encoding transcription factor Spi-C has protein sequence MSSLDSDFQDAIDVIQKDANHLYHGPGIKYYDLECPPLLGRPGATCYPYTSLATSPVAADWGETSWPHTVPDLSEPPPVHPEPTQFYPVMQLSRSRKGRKKLRLFEYLHEALHDANMVDSIQWTDRGSGTFHFVSKNKEKLAECWGRRKGNRKTMTYQKMARALRNYSRTGEIVKVRRKLTYQFNPAILQRLGTGHLMPPAGHSVGHMSRETLGPHQHVVSPDGGYYAPSVSEWQVWYGQYPGAYPAEYDLATVLTSADGSKI, from the exons ATG AGTTCTCTGGACAGTGACTTTCAGGATGCCATTGATGTTATTCAGAAAGACGCCAATCACCTGTACCACGGACCAG GTATAAAGTACTACGACCTGGAGTGTCCGCCTCTGCTAGGGCGTCCGGGAGCAACTTGTTACCCCTACACCTCCCTCGCCACATCCCCAGTAGCGGCAGACTGGGGCGAAACG TCCTGGCCCCACACCGTGCCTGATCTGTCTGAGCCTCCTCCAGTCCACCCAGAGCCCACGCAGTTCTACCCCGTCATGCAGCTGTCACGCAGCAGGAAAG GACGCAagaagctgcgtctcttcgagTATCTCCATGAGGCCCTTCATGACGCCAACATGGTGGACTCCATCCAGTGGACGGACCGCGGTTCCGGAACCTTCCACTTCGTGTCCAAGAACAAGGAGAAGCTCGCCGAGTGCTGGGGCCGCCGCAAGGGCAACCGCAAGACCATGACCTACCAGAAGATGGCGCGCGCCCTCCGCAACTACAGCCGCACCGGCGAGATCGTCAAGGTGCGCCGCAAGCTCACCTACCAGTTCAACCCTGCCATCCTGCAGCGGCTGGGCACCGGGCACCTCATGCCACCTGCCGGGCACTCCGTGGGCCACATGAGCAGAGAGACGCTGGGCCCCCACCAGCACGTCGTTTCGCCCGACGGGGGGTACTACGCGCCCTCCGTGTCCGAGTGGCAGGTCTGGTACGGACAGTACCCCGGCGCCTACCCGGCGGAGTACGACCTCGCCACGGTCCTCACGTCAGCGGACGGATCCAAGATATGA